A window from Toxoplasma gondii ME49 chromosome IX, whole genome shotgun sequence encodes these proteins:
- a CDS encoding hypothetical protein (encoded by transcript TGME49_288020), protein MASEADIQVRLRRLWQKQREIVASVEEQLLDLSFPPGGTFVDLEKAASRTESYVRLLFGRARAMDADDPASPRNGQEPGSVDPETGPRASSAEQRPDLASLMRVIKEIHVVTNRHAADLPFGNSASADGGAGGENREPFDEQERSFRDGASRQLELQPFTEEQLALLQKLRGNLPPAATDESTQLRDSR, encoded by the coding sequence ATGGCATCTGAAGCCGATATCCAGGTGCGGTTGCGCCGGTTGTGGCAGAAGCAGCGGGAAATTGTTGCGTCGGTCGAAGAACAGTTGCTCGacctctcgtttcctcctggAGGAACTTTTGTTGACCTGGAGAAAGCTGCCAGTCGGACGGAATCCTACGTGAGGCTGCTCTTTGGTAGGGCTAGGGCTATGGATGCGGACGAtccggcgtctccgcgtAATGGTCAGGAACCTGGCTCCGTCGATCCCGAGACAGGGCCGCGCGCTTCTTCAGCTGAACAGCGGCCTGATCTGGCGTCTTTGATGCGAGTTATCAAGGAAATTCACGTTGTTACGAACCGGCACGCTGCTGACCTGCCTTTTGGCAATTCAGCAAGTGCTGACGGCGGTGCCGGAGGCGAAAACCGCGAACCATTTGACGAGCAAGAGCGTAGCTTCAGGGATGGAGCGTCGAGACAGCTCGAGTTGCAACCGTTCACCGAAGAACAACTGGCACTTTTGCAAAAACTGAGAGGCAATCTCCCGCCGGCGGCGACAGATGAATCTACCCAGCTGAGGGACAGCCGGTGA